The DNA segment TCACTGAACTCAACATCTTTCCCACCGGGACCATCACATACCGTGTAGCGCAGTATGGAGGTGTTGGAGTAGATGGGCTGGGAGCGGGCGGTATCGTTGAGGCAGAACAGGTCATCCATGTACATGTTGGAGGTGGGAAATCGCCTGGTCTGCAGGCCACTGAGAAGGAGAGGTAATAAATGGTAAACTGTAAATGGATtgcatttataaagcgcttttctaTCCATCGgccctcaaagcgctttacaatcttgcctaacattcacacaccgacggcagtttcaaccatgcagggcgacagccagctcatcaggatcAGTGGGAGTGAGGTGTCTTGATCAGGGACACCTCTGCACTCAgctgggaggagctggagatcgaactagcaattttccggttaccagccaacccgctctatctctctacctcctgaccACATGCCGCCAATACAATACCGATTGGCGGATTGAGGGGATGGATAGATTAAAGGGTTAAATGCAGTTATGCAGGCCTCACCTGAGGGCTACACCTGTATTGTCTGGTTCTCCATCCTTGCCACAAGATGGATTCTGATGGTAAGCTTCTTCTCTGAGCAGCTGAAGCCATCGCTGTTTGTCGTCCAAGCAGCTGGCCTGGAGAGGAAGATGCATACAGAGTGAAGCATTGATAACACTTCTCCCAAGAACAGCAACCATTCATACGATTTATGTCGTGCTTTTCAGGACACTCAAGGCGTTGACATAGAAGCACTGTACATAATAAGATATGTACATCTGAGCTTAGTTTGCCAGCCACAGCTTCTGCCAAGAAGATCCATAACATCAGATGATCTGCAATCAGAATGAATGGTATCTCTGATCCATTAAtctttaatccaaagcaacaCATTGGTGTTTCGAACCAAGAATCGTACACCTTACACAGCCTCAGACCGACAATGTGCTGCCCTATCAGAGATGAAATCAGACTCTGGTTCAAACGGGTCTAATATCATCCTGGGTCATGACAGCAAGGAAGCCAATAGGTTCTTCTTGAATCGCCCCCTGGTTAAAGACACTGAGACGGAGCACTAGCTACCATCAGAAGAGTGAGGCACGACTGACTCTTCTCACACAGGTCTGTTGTTATACTTTCCACATGTGTGTCCTTACATCATTGTTTTGCTTTCTTACCCCATGTTCTTATCCCCCATTGGCATTAGTGAGCCAGTGTTGGAATATTGGTGGCGGACATCTTTCCAATAAAAATGTTGATAGAAGGTCTTGAGACCAATCCCAACATGAAGTCTGTGCGTTATTCAAACACTATTCTCATCATGCCAATGCAGATCCCTTCTCTTtcaaaatgtatctatttttttcATGCATGAACCTCTATTGCAACATAACAGGAATTATAATAGGAAAGGGACCACCCCATCTGATCCATATACCAACTTCAAAATGTGGTAAGGCACAATGGTTTGTGTGGGGAATTGAGCGAGAAGCACCCTGAACCAGTAGTAATCCTGAGGAATAACGTGAGTAGGTGCTGTGCTCCCAACGTGTGGGGAGCTATCTCAGTACCTCCAACACGGCCATCTGAAGCCCATGTAGGCTGAGATAGATGCGGTAGGATTGCTCAGTGTCAGGCCCAGGGAGGACGTCTGCCCCTCGTAGCGGCAGGGTGTACTGTGGCGGGCGGTCGCCCTCGTCAGACGGCCCCTCCTCGTCGCCGAACATCTTCAGGagccccacctccacctggcACAGCAAGCTTTGCCATTGGAAGTTCATCAGCACATTGAGGAAGCCTATAGGTGCGCccatgggaggagagagggaagaggacgttagaggaggaggttgtTGTGTGTTCTTCACTGGATGTGTTCATCGTCACTTAGCTCTTCATACAACTGTATGCGGCCCAACGGTCTGGGAAATGCGTCACCGGGAACAGGGGTTCCCAACCGGTGGTCAATTTGAATGCCTTCATTTTAAGATGCATAATTTTTAAAGAAAGTGTGTGGCTGTTTATTCGTCATATTCACAACAATTAAAGCAACAGCAATGGAATGCGTGAGTCTCAGGCTCCCTTCAACAATACAAtagtacaaaaaaatacaatttataagaGAAACACAATAAAAGTCACCTGAGACTTCGATAAAAACAGAAGTAGTGCAAAGACACATTTAATTTACAGTGCATACTTTACAGTGGTTTGGTTGTATATCAATCGTTTTGTGTTTTAATTACCCTTTTCTGCTAAATATTTCAATGTCTGGTACTAACGGGTCCAGCAACCGGGTGTTGGGAATCACTGACCAAGAACATAACTCAAGACTAGGAACTACACTCAATACATTACCTACGTGCGGTTGTTACTACTGATGTAGAAAATCATGTAATGCTCGAATTTATACAACCAGGAGAAGGGTACTAACATGACCTTGAACAGAGGGCCCCTAGTTAACTAGGCTACTTATTGGGATgtggattagccattacaagacaCAGTAATGAACACCTACTTCTTTATCAAACACTGTGCATCTCTACCAAACTTTGGTAGCCTATTAGTATTAAGTTTTCCAGCTCTATAATATAATGCTTCCAGTGCATTCATACATATTGTTTCATAATGTGAACGAATGTATTAGGTTGTGGTGAGAGTCCCGTCATCCGTCTGGTTTCAAGTCCCAGAataaggaccaagttccttttggTCGTGGTAAGGGTCCCAACTTCCGTCTGTGTTTGAGTCCCAGAATAAGGAGCAAGTTCCACTAGGTCGCTGTTAGACTCCCGACGTCCGTCTGTGTTCGAGTCCCAGAataaggaccaagttccttttaggTCGTGGTTAGAGTGCCGGCGTCCGTCTGGGTTTGATTCTCAGAATAAGGACCTAGTTTCTTCAGGTCGGGGCAAGTCCTGAAATTGCATTACGGGTCAATAAAGTGATTTGTTAATTTTTGctagtttgtcaatgttgatacTTGTCCTGAATATAACTTAGACGTTTGTTATGTCCAGGGGTCTTGTTTTACGATTTGCTAGTTTCTAGCCAAGGAGTGAAACCGTATTTTTAATTAACTCACTGGTGCGGATAGATGAATCGCTagacgttttttttgttttgatttacggCATGTGATCAGAGAAACGGGTTGTGTTGGATAACCTGAGGGGAAAAGAAAGTGAGCCATCACCTGGTTTTGGCATACCGAGCTCCGTGGcagacgttttatttttttaagggggTAACAGCTACGTGAAAGCTGGCTATTTTTAAGCACAAAAGAGCAGGGTTAGGGAAGTAAATGGAGAGAGATCCACTGAGATTTGAGAAGACAACTTCTAAATATGAGGATGCTctcgatagagagagaaaaagagagaggtaaAGCAAATAGACAGAGATGTatgccatctttttttttttttaattaacaaaggttcactcattcaatcattcatttaCACAAGTTTATTGAGAATCATGATGATTGATTACTGATCACTGATATAACCATTATTTTTGTGAGGCTGTGACAATGCCTCCCCCAAACTGATACTacactttttcttttaaatcacaCGTTTCATCGTACCTGGACGTCCAGGAGACACGGACACGAGTTGAGTCCTTGTGATAGCAGAGACTGCTATCTGTTCTTGAACTGAACTGTGTCTCAGCGATGTCCTGACGACCTACTACAAACATTCATCCCCATCACACCTGCGATGACCATCACCTGGAAAATAACTGTTGCAACTGCCTACTCAAAACCAACTGAGCCATGATGTCACTGGTATTCTTTGTGATGTTGTTGTGTCATCTGTATACAGGGGGAAATTGTTCATTTGACAGCCATAATGTAGTCTGTAAAGATAACACCTTTCTACAAAATGCAGGGGTGAAGGGTAATGCTACCATTACTTCTAAGCGTGGTTTATTCCATCAGAACTTTCATGTTGTTCCTCCAACTCAGAGATAATTTTCTGCTATCATTACAAACTATGGCGTCACAGTTGTCCTTGATGAGATTAGAGATTTTGTCAATAGCGAATGCTTCAGGCCTTGGTCTGATTGACATTAATATGACAATGTGGTCTTTGGGAGGATGGCAAAGTGGGTTGGGTGGATCTATATTTTCTCAGATCCAAATCGCTATTTGTCATTCCAATTATTATGCTATATGTGGTCATTAAGTTatccctctgtgtgtttcacCGAATCACCGCCCCCATACCAACCTCCTGGGGAATGCCCCGATCGTGTTGGCCCTCCTTATGGTGGCGGTGTTAGAGAGCCAAGCCCGTCGCAAGGTCTGGTGTCCTATACTTCGCAAAGTTGCTTAGGCTAAGCCTTCCCCTAGGCCCTGTACATTTGTTTATACTAACGGAACCACTATTTTGCTGGGAACAGTGAGAGCTATTAAAGATGTTGGAGCTTCACTGCCGATCAGAGGGAGGTGTCTGGACAGTTCCTTTCCTTTAACAgttttggtttaatcatgaTGAAActaatgagtttgttatttttaaaggttgggtacgcgatttgcgaaacgccagcagattttgaaaatacacaactcaaatggtcctaccccctccccttcaacgctgactctgactccacccattccaagtacctggacgcgcaatcatgcacgagcgcgaacagagatgcgcgagagcgagccaggctagcgtaggttttcgtttaacaacatggcactacattcagctgtaaattgcacccagtaccgcgggaagtaggggttttgggggtgctgcaacaccccctgtccgaggccctgtcttatcacagaaaacgatcatttctaaaaaccaaagtggagatttctgaaaacgccggttatgtgttgtcgtatcaacggggagaaacgggattttaggttctgaagcgtcacattatgcaccaggaaatgcttaacgtcatgtgagcatccgctgtaccgtattggtccggttataaacacaaaccccattgtaatacgacctatatttggaaaaaagatttgaagcccagatcttgatttcatgaataaataaattgtattaattgaaataatatacgaaaataaaaaggcatagaataaaacactgcattgccactaaacagtagtgcaaataggccgtactgatgtgtacaccaaagacttcctgacactcctctgccccgctgtgttcgctctggctgtggtcgctccgaactgtttcggcccgtggcaaagcgagtcatcctcgctgctgtccaaggcatgttgagacgcagcatttatttaatgctcatatgtcctagtgctgaaaaaaggttatatgaaaaagtgtgagggtagcggtggtgcgctaaacttgttctgtgagcagctggatgtgaaccatggtgtgaaggaagtgaacacaacgatcgattttcaactgtgcgcgcatgcactggtgtaattgagctgcgctgctatatatctttttatcaatgtgacgagttgcgagtctagtgcaggccgggtttttttttccagcaccccctgctgagaatacgttctcgcggctatggttgcaccagatgttataaacattaaacggtcacataaatcaatactatttttagaaaatgtatgtttgtttcatataattgtattggaagtcctggttttcactagggttgccgcggtgtggacattttcacaccgagtaatagcctacactcgtctcaacaccggtattaccgagtataaacggtataaactttgaaactaggtcaaccgccacacaagcatcggtttagacccttctcgtccttcagttgccgccaacgttcaaaagcagcgcctaggattattcttgatttcagtttttctctttcagcgtttttattatcaattactctctgaaaaagagttttccttctctttgctggtggtggtggtggtggtggtggggattgtggcgtcttgtctgccatggaaattgtcttctactgctaggtccaaatgtggattaactagttccagtagataccgcaggataacaacaaacaggagcttgctctgggtcacgagctctgggtcacgagtactgcacgaaggggtcgcgcgcgggggagggggggagggggagtgcagtacgaccgtttgattgacgtacttactgtccaatgaaactcggtggcaatggatatgattggctggagtttttc comes from the Gadus chalcogrammus isolate NIFS_2021 chromosome 6, NIFS_Gcha_1.0, whole genome shotgun sequence genome and includes:
- the LOC130384857 gene encoding actin filament-associated protein 1-like 2: MGAPIGFLNVLMNFQWQSLLCQVEVGLLKMFGDEEGPSDEGDRPPQYTLPLRGADVLPGPDTEQSYRIYLSLHGLQMAVLEASCLDDKQRWLQLLREEAYHQNPSCGKDGEPDNTGVALSGLQTRRFPTSNMYMDDLFCLNDTARSQPIYSNTSILRYTDGVQECLFLGDTVTYSNTGFASHNRVLEVNRNIQKLELTGSRRAGSELNLSTAGKQNKRTSFRQSLAICSERAQAGFLRPLLRRTASAKTSLKRVPSALFIQQGKALPRRQECEHKATA